The segment GATCTGTATCTATCGAGTTCAATTTTGACGACAACTCCCTACATTCCAATTTGAGTTTGGATATCCTGGTAGCTGGAGGGGTCATCAAAGGTGGAGGCAATGCCGTCATGCACTTTTCTCCCTCTGAGTGGTATATCTATATAGGACGACCAGAGGTTGAAAACAGAATATACTTGGATATCATGAGTGTGATCAGAGTTGATGCCTACTTTGTGATGGGCTCAGTCGTCCCTGATAGTCCACCTCCTCCGCAGAAAGTTTCAGAGATTTTGGGAGGAATGGATTTAGACTACATGAAGGATCTCAATGCGCTGGCGGATGGAGCAGGCATTGGCTTTGGCGCCAGTTTGACCATGGACACTGGTGATAAAACCTTCTTGATTTTCTATGGACATTTTGCAGTAGGATTGGGATTTGACATCATGCTCAAGGATTATGGCAATGTCACTTGTGCAGGCAGAGGACAGCTGGGTATTGATGGATGGTACGCCAATGGTCAATCTTATGCTTATTTTGATGGGGTGATTGGGATCAAGGTGAAAGTCTTTGGCAAGAAAAAGAAAGTCGATATTTTGAATATCGCAGCAGCGGTAGTGCTCCAAGCCAAATTGCCTAATCCTGTATGGATGAAAGGAATCGTAGGAGGTAGGTTTAGTGTGATGGGAGGTTTGGTCAAGGGTGAATGCAAGTTTGAAGTGGAGATTGGTGAGGAGTGTGATATGCAGTACGGTGGGTCAGATGGGGCATTAGATGGCTTGGATGTGATTGCTCAACTTACTCCTGGAGACAAAACCAAAGAAGTAGATGTATTTACTTTGCCTCAAATAGTCTTCAACTACGAGATCAACAAGTCTTATAACATGGTAGAGGGAGATCGTACCATTCAGTTTAGGATTGCTGCAGATGAAATGTCCATCAAGCAAAATGGACAGAAATTAGACGTTGTTGTAGAATGGTCAGATGATAAAATGACGGCAGTATTGGACTCTGACGGAATATTGCCACCTGAGTCAGAACTAACCTTGACTGCTTCTACCACTTTTGAGGAGTTTAAGGACGGCAGATGGCAAATAGTCAAAGTTGAGGACGGTAGTGAATTGCGAGAGACTAAGACGATTACTTTTACGACGGACAAAGCACCACGTTACATACCAGATCGTAACGTTAGTTATGTATATCCCTTGAAGGATATGGTCAATTACTATCCAGAGGAGCATCCGCAAGGTTTTATTCATGTCAAAGATGATCAAGGGTATCTTTTCAGTGATCCCAACTTTACTACTATTGTTCGTTTTACGAGTGGTACAGCCGTGCCAGATGTTCCAGTAACTTACGCCAACAATGAGCTGACTTTTTCAATTCCTACAGACTTGTCTAAAGATAAAGTGTATGCCTTGCAAGTGATAAACAAGCCTACTCAAACTACCAACATTACAGCCAACATCAGAGAAGATTCGACAGCAGTAGACCTAGGTGATGCTGGTGGTGTAACAAAGTTGAGAAGCCGAAGTGCAGAAGGAATTGTGGAGAGTTTCGAAGAGGAACACATATATGAATTATACTTCAGAGTGAGCCGCTATGCTACTTTTCCTCAAAAGGCTGCTGCTACTTTAGGCGCTGGTGGTTGGCGTGATCCTATATCTATACTTACTCACAGGATTGGTACCAATCTTTCTGGCCCAGAGAGGTTCTCCTATCGAGAATTGAAGGTGGTAGATGGTCAACCTCCTTTGATCAGTATGGAAGCAGACTTATCGAATAACTCGTGGTACAACAATAGCATCTATCCTATCATCTATGAAGGTTATCCCTTGATGGGTAACATTACCATTAGAGAATCAAATCGCGATGTAGAGGTGTTTGGTGTCATTCCCACCAAGGCAGTACATATTTGGCAATACCCCTACATGATTAGCATGCCAGAAAGTGCCCATGGAGCAGGAGTAATGAATATTCAATCTCCAGAGGGTACGGTCAGTTATATGCTAGTACCTGTCATGTATGAGGATTATTTGGATTTGGCAAATCAAGTTGCTTCGCGCTATACTAGTAACATGTCTGATAGATACAGGAGGCTGCTCTCAGAATCTTTTCCGATCATCAAAAAAGGAGATTATTGGGTGAACAGTAATTATACCATTCCTGGTAAAAACATAGTGAGTTCTACCTATCGTCATAAAATTAGCAATCCACTTGATTAGTAAAATATACCATATTGTCCTTTTGTTTGTCCTACTGAATGTACCCTTATTTCTTTGGGCACAGGAGACTCAAGTCATTGGTATAGAAGCCAAAGCTAAAGTCTCACAGGGTCGTATTTATCTCCGCTGGGCACCAGAGAATGCGGTTTCTTGGCAATTGGCCAACAAGTATGGTTATACCATCGAGCGGTTTAGGATCATGCAAAACGGTCGTTTGGTGGATTCACCAGAGCGCAAAGTATTGTTGCCTTATGCACTGAAACCATCCCCTTTGGAGAATTGGGAACCATACAGCGATGATGATTATGTAGGCGTAGCAGCACAGGCCATCTATGGTGAGTCATTTGAGGTAGAGGAACCCAGTGCGACGGAGATGATGCGGGTGATCAATGCCTCTCGTGAATTGGAAAATAGATTTTCTTTTGCACTCTATGCAGCTGACATGTCCATCAAAGCAGCTGAATTGTCTGGTTTGTTCGTCTCAGACCAAGAAGTGTATGCAGGCGAAAAATATGTTTATAAAATATATGTCAGTTCACCAGTAGCAACCCATGTATCTGATACTGCCTCCATCTATATCGGCTTGGCGGATGAAGTTCCTTTGCCGCAACCTTTTGATGTCAAGGTAGCGTTTGAAGACCAGGTATCGGTGATCAGTTGGAATGCCCAGATCCATCAGAAAGTCTACAATACCTACTGGGTGGAGAGATCAGATGATGGCACGAGTTTCAAATCCATCACAGATGTACCCATCGTGAGCACTTATCAACGAAATCCCAGTGAGCGAATCTACAAAGGGGACAGCCTCTCTGCCAACGGTATCAGGTACTACTACCGAGTCATAGGTGTAGATGCTTTTGGATTCGAGGGGCCTCCCTCAGAGATAGTGGATGGCACAGGCCTACCTGTATTTAAGATTGCGCCCACTATTGCTTCGCATGAGATCTCCGAGACACAAGAGGTCACCCTGTATTGGAAAGTACCACAGGTGGATCTGTCTCTTTTGCATTCCTTTAGCATCAGCAGAGAGAGTGGGAGTACGGGCTTCAATGCACCGATAGCGAATGATTTGCCTGCAAAGACCCGACAGTTTACAGATTCTTTGCCTCACAGCTCCAACTATTATATTGTCACGGCACATGATGATTATGGTCGAAAAATAGCATCCTTCCCCTACATGGTACAGCTCGATGACAGCATACCTCCATCTCGACCTGTTGGATTGAAAGGAAGTATCTCGGACTTGGGCATTGTTTCTTTGACTTGGGATGAAAATACCGAAAGTGACCTCAGAGGCTACAAAGTGTACAAATCCAACTATGCAGATGAGGATGGATTCATTGAGTTGCCAGGTCAGATGGTGACTCAGGCGCTGGTTGAGGACAGCATTGCTCTCGACAACCTGACCGAAAAAATATACTACCGCGTCAAGGCCTTTGACAAGCGACAGAATCCATCCGAGTTTTCTGACATCATAGAGCTCAAAAAGCCAGATTTGATCCCTCCCGTCTCCCCTGTATTCACCAACATCAAAAATGATTCTCTGGGCATCTTGGTGCAGTGGGAAAATAGTCCTAGTGAGGATATGGAACTACAGCTGCTCTACCGTCGAGCGGCAGATCAGTCTGACTGGGAGCTGGTGTATACCCAGCAGGACGGGTTTACATTCTACTTAGATGAGGAGAGCGAGCACAATACTCGCTATGCCTATACCCTGATCGCAGTGGATGATGATGGCTTAGAGTCACTGCCTGCCAAACCTGTGACCATGCTGCGCAAGAAACTCAATCCCTATCCATCGATCACTAGTCTGAACCATGTGGTAGATCAAGAGAAGAAAACAATAGTACTGAGCTGGTCTTATAACCAGGATGACGTAGTGAAATACAGATTGTATAAATCTGTAGGAGACAGTGCGCTGCAGTTGTACAAAGAGTTACCCGTAGCTCAGAGTGTGAGCAATCAATTTGTAGATCAATACACTGGGGATAGCCAATTGGCATATAGCCTGCAAGCAGTGTTTGAGTCAGGTGAAATGTCTGTTTTATCAAAAAAACTTAATGTGGAATTGTGATGGGAAAGCGTGCTAGCAATAAGGTAATTCAGGTTTTATTATTTATCGTTTCACTATTTGCACACCATAGATTACTGGGACAAGCTGGAGAATTTGATGAATGCTCAAAAGAGCCTGTTTTTTTTCATGTTTCCCATGAAATTGATGGTGAGCTCGATGCAAATTGGTCATTGAACCCAGTATATATTTATGTTACCAATGGTACCATTATCAATACGGAATATATTACCGATGGAGGTGGGGAATTAAAAATTAATAATACACAAGTTGATTATTTAAATGATCCAACAAATGATATTTATTTGTTGGTTGATTGGATCGACAATACAAGGGAAATGGGAATCACTATTTACCAGTCAGCTTATAGAGGCGGTAATAAGTCATTTTGGTACACATTTACACCAAAATTAGAAAAATGCAATTTAAGTGCATTACAATCAAATGTGGCAGTTGGTTCAGTGTGTTCAGCAGACATCAGAGCTATTCATAATTGGGGTGTGGATGGTCACACTGGTCCACTCACCAACCATGATTGGTACATACAAGGAGTAGGAGGAAATATTGATTGGAAGAAGATAAGCTATACCACTGGTTCTACTACATTTTCATTGGAATCAAAAACGTCATATGTGATTGGTGGTCAGCCTACAGTTTTGTCGTATGACCAACCATATAGAATGAGGCTGGGATACGATGATGGCACCCTCATACCAGGAGAGTCAGGGATTGGCCCCTTCACGCTCTACCCCTCACCACCTGAGATAGAACCAATTAAACCAGTAAATCCAACTTGTAAAGGGCAAAGAGGAAGTGTTATAATAAAACATAAAAACAAGCCTGAAGAAGTATTTGTCTATAATATCACTAAATATACACCTTATGAAAACCAGGATTGTCAAAATGGATCAACGTCTCCTATTTTATTTGCGGGGAGTACTATAGAGTACTGTCCAGATGGTGCAGCATATAATGCCCAAAACGTAGATATGGATCAAAATTTCGAACTCAATGCAGACGTAATTATTTCGGAGGGTAATGCTGATGTAACAAAGGTTCTTAAGGCTGGTTATTATATACTAAAGATAGAATCTTATCAAAATGTGGCAGGAATAAAGATGGGTACTTGTCGAATTGATAGCAGCTACTTTGAGATAAAGGATCCTACATATCCAATACTTACAGATGATAATATTGAATTAGAGCAAACCTCCCCATCGTGCATAGGTAATAATGATGGTTCGGTAAAGATCAATTCAATAAATGTAGCTGCACCTCCTGAAAAAAGCTTTACATGGAAGAAACAGGGAGAAACCGATGATCAATATAGGAACTCAAATGTACCAATTGGTGGATATACAGGTGGGGAGACGTATTATGTTGATGTATACAATGGTTGCGAAATTTTTCAAAAGGAGTTTACTATTCTAGCATCTTCAGAAGTATATCTTCCATATTTTTCAAAACTACACCCTGAGTGTGATGAAGGAGGTTCTATAACAGTTGAAGGAAATACTTTTTCCAATACCCAAGGCTACACTGTTAGCTATGCCTTAAATGGTGGAAGTTACGGTCCCATGCGTACTATACCTTCACTTGTACCGAGTGACGAATATATTCTTAGCATGAAAATTAATGATCTCTGTGAATCATCTGTAAATGGTATTGTTATTAACGATGTTCCAATTGCAAAGGTCGAAGAGGTCAGGCCAATCCCTCCAACCTGCTACAATGGAGATGGATCCATTGAATTTACCGTGTCGAAACCTAACGTGAATGATAAAGTTTCGACAATTAGTTATTCATATACCATCAGTAA is part of the Reichenbachiella agarivorans genome and harbors:
- a CDS encoding fibronectin type III domain-containing protein, giving the protein MISKIYHIVLLFVLLNVPLFLWAQETQVIGIEAKAKVSQGRIYLRWAPENAVSWQLANKYGYTIERFRIMQNGRLVDSPERKVLLPYALKPSPLENWEPYSDDDYVGVAAQAIYGESFEVEEPSATEMMRVINASRELENRFSFALYAADMSIKAAELSGLFVSDQEVYAGEKYVYKIYVSSPVATHVSDTASIYIGLADEVPLPQPFDVKVAFEDQVSVISWNAQIHQKVYNTYWVERSDDGTSFKSITDVPIVSTYQRNPSERIYKGDSLSANGIRYYYRVIGVDAFGFEGPPSEIVDGTGLPVFKIAPTIASHEISETQEVTLYWKVPQVDLSLLHSFSISRESGSTGFNAPIANDLPAKTRQFTDSLPHSSNYYIVTAHDDYGRKIASFPYMVQLDDSIPPSRPVGLKGSISDLGIVSLTWDENTESDLRGYKVYKSNYADEDGFIELPGQMVTQALVEDSIALDNLTEKIYYRVKAFDKRQNPSEFSDIIELKKPDLIPPVSPVFTNIKNDSLGILVQWENSPSEDMELQLLYRRAADQSDWELVYTQQDGFTFYLDEESEHNTRYAYTLIAVDDDGLESLPAKPVTMLRKKLNPYPSITSLNHVVDQEKKTIVLSWSYNQDDVVKYRLYKSVGDSALQLYKELPVAQSVSNQFVDQYTGDSQLAYSLQAVFESGEMSVLSKKLNVEL